One Setaria italica strain Yugu1 chromosome II, Setaria_italica_v2.0, whole genome shotgun sequence DNA segment encodes these proteins:
- the LOC101782067 gene encoding protein Barley B recombinant, protein MDDDGNLSIRNWGFYDTMKGNLGLQLMSSVPADRDTKSLLPTSAFLQHHGHHNAPHQLHSHHSRDSGGGGGASGSMPTEPHSIHMDFSRNEAWLHPSHHQHPREQKVLHARPVGPAGHVGHPGHGGHPGHGGHAVHHHPTGYGMMPDAPHTLQMMQPQLPSQPQEPPPCKEDHVPTPPVEDHSVVRTEPPVKKRQQGRQPKSPKPKKPKKPAVPREDGAVNGHAPRGRGPRKTVGMVINGIELDLSNIPTPVCSCTGAPQQCYRWGAGGWQSACCTTSISTYPLPMNAKRRGARIAGRKMSQGAFKKVLEKLVGEGYNLANPIDLKTFWAKHGTNKFVVIR, encoded by the coding sequence ATGGACGACGACGGCAACCTCAGCATTCGGAATTGGGGCTTCTACGACACGATGAAAGGCAACCTCGGCCTGCAGCTCATGTCGTCTGTGCCGGCTGACCGTGACACAAAGTCGCTGCTCCCCACCAGTGCCTTCTTGCAGCACCATGGGCACCACAATGCCCCGCACCAGCTCCACTCGCACCATTCCCGCGACtccggtggtggaggtggagcctcTGGCAGCATGCCCACCGAGCCACATTCTATTCACATGGACTTCTCGCGCAATGAAGCTTGGTTGCACCCCTCACACCACCAACATCCACGCGAGCAGAAGGTCCTTCATGCTCGCCCTGTTGGGCCAGCTGGACATGTTGGGCATCCTGGTCATGGTGGCCATCCTGGACACGGTGGACATGCAGTACATCACCACCCTACTGGCTACGGGATGATGCCGGATGCACCACACACTCTCCAGATGATGCAACCACAGCTTCCGTCGCAGCCGCAGGAGCCTCCTCCATGTAAGGAGGACCACGTGCCCACTCCACCGGTTGAGGACCATTCTGTGGTTAGGACTGAGCCACCTGTGAAGAAGAGGCAGCAGGGCCGGCAGCCTAAGTCACCGAAGCCTAAAAAGCCTAAGAAGCCTGCTGTTCCACGGGAGGATGGGGCTGTCAATGGTCATGCACCCCGAGGAAGGGGACCTAGGAAGACTGTGGGGATGGTGATCAATGGTATTGAGTTGGACCTTTCAAATATACCAACACCAGTGTGCTCATGCACTGGAGCTCCCCAGCAATGCTACCGGTGGGGTGCAGGTGGCTGGCAGTCTGCATGCTGCACAACTTCTATTTCAACATATCCACTGCCAATGAACGCAAAGCGGCGGGGCGCACGTATTGCTGGAAGGAAGATGAGCCAAGGTGCATTCAAAAAGGTGCTTGAGAAGCTAGTCGGTGAAGGTTACAACCTTGCTAATCCAATTGACTTGAAGACCTTTTGGGCCAAGCATGGCACAAATAAGTTTGTAGTAATCAGGTAA
- the LOC101782481 gene encoding uncharacterized protein LOC101782481 isoform X1 has translation MVPDLSLSVEPLAHRHYHPAGRGSLGFRGVQSRTVPRRTTSITMLSRQNPGADGAAGTPLYLGIDFGTSGARYALIDRQGAIHSEGKRAYAPVGDAAAWASSWRAALFQLLDDIPPAHRPFISSISIDGTSATTLIVDSETGELLAGPFLYNESFPDALPAVESIAPANHTVCSASSTLCKLVSWWNTTGGAGGAGSAAVLMHQSDWLLWLLHGRYGVSDYNNALKVGYDPEADAYPSWLMSQPYAPMLPSVRAPGAPIAVVKDDVCSQYGLSKECVVCTGTTDSIAAFLAAGTTEPGRAVTSLGSTMAIKLVSEARVDDARFGVYSHRLDDTWLVGGASNTGGAVLRQLFTDGELVALSRRIDPAVASPLEYYPLPRKGERFPVSDPDMAPRLQPRPESDAEYLHGILESIARIEAKGYNLLRELGATAVEEVFTAGGGAQNDRWTAIRERVLGVPVRKAEQTEAAYGAALLALKGADRRVGVPS, from the exons ATGGTGCCAGATCTCAGTCTCTCCGTGGAGCCGCTGGCTCACCGTCACTACCACCCCGCAGGACGAG GGTCACTGGGGTTCCGGGGAGTTCAGAGCCGAACAGTGCCACGGAGGACGACAAGTATTACGATGCTCAGCCGGCAGAATCCGGGAGCTGATGGTGCCGCCGGCACGCCCCTGTACCTTGGGATCGACTTCGGAACTTCAGGAGCGAGATACGCCCTGATCGACAGGCAAGGGGCCATCCATTCGGAAGGGAAACGAGCTTATGCACCT gtcggcgacgccgcggcctGGGCGAGCTCCTGGCGAGCGGCGCTTTTCCAGCTCCTCGACGACATCCCGCCGGCTCACCGGCCGTtcatctcctccatctccattgaCGGGACCTCGGCGACCACGCTCATCGTCGACAG CGAGACAGGGGAGCTCCTCGCCGGCCCGTTCCTCTACAACGAGAGCTTCCCGGACGCGCTGCCCGCCGTGGAGTCGATCGCGCCGGCGAACCACACCGTGTGCTCCGCATCCTCCACCCTCTGCAAGCTCGTGTCGTGGTGGAACACGactggcggcgccggcggcgccggctcgGCCGCCGTGCTGATGCACCAGTCCGACTGGCTCCTGTGGCTCCTGCACGGCCGGTACGGCGTCTCCGACTACAACAACGCGCTCAAGGTCGGCTACGACCCGGAGGCCGACGCCTACCCGAGCTGGCTCATGTCGCAGCCGTACGCGCCCATGCTACCCTCTGTCAGGGCACCTGGAGCTCCCATCGCTGTTGTCAAAGATGACGTGTGCTCACAGTACG GGCTCTCCAAGGAATGCGTTGTCTGCACGGGGACGACGGACAGCATCGCGGCGTTCCTTGCAGCTGGCACCACCGAGCCGGGGAGGGCGGTGACGTCGCTGGGCTCGACGATGGCGATCAAGCTGGTGAGCGAGGCCCGCGTGGACGACGCGAGGTTCGGCGTGTACAGCCACCGCCTGGACGAcacgtggctcgtcggcggggCGTCCAACACCGGGGGAGCCGTGCTCCGGCAGCTCTTCACCGACGGCGAGCTGGTGGCGCTGAGCCGGCGCATCGACCCGGCCGTCGCGTCGCCGCTCGAGTACTACCCGCTGCCGAGGAAAGGCGAGAGGTTCCCGGTCTCCGATCCCGACATGGCGCCGAG GTTGCAACCACGGCCCGAGAGCGACGCGGAGTACCTGCACGGCATCCTGGAGTCGATCGCGCGAATCGAG GCCAAAGGGTACAACCTGCTGAGGGAGCTCGGCGCGACGGCCGTGGAGGAAGTGTTCACGGCGGGGGGAGGGGCGCAGAACGACAGGTGGACGGCGATCCGGGAGAGGGTGCTGGGCGTGCCGGTCCGGAAGGCGGAGCAGACGGAGGCGGCGTATGGAGCTGCGTTGCTGGCACTCAAGGGCGCAGATCGCCGCGTAGGAGTGCCTAGCTAG
- the LOC101782481 gene encoding uncharacterized protein LOC101782481 isoform X2, with product MVPDLSLSVEPLAHRHYHPAGRGSLGFRGVQSRTVPRRTTSITMLSRQNPGADGAAGTPLYLGIDFGTSGARYALIDRQGAIHSEGKRAYAPVGDAAAWASSWRAALFQLLDDIPPAHRPFISSISIDGTSATTLIVDSETGELLAGPFLYNESFPDALPAVESIAPANHTVCSASSTLCKLVSWWNTTGGAGGAGSAAVLMHQSDWLLWLLHGRYGVSDYNNALKVGYDPEADAYPSWLMSQPYAPMLPSVRAPGAPIAVVKDDVCSQALQGMRCLHGDDGQHRGVPCSWHHRAGEGGDVAGLDDGDQAGERGPRGRREVRRVQPPPGRHVARRRGVQHRGSRAPAALHRRRAGGAEPAHRPGRRVAARVLPAAEERREVPGLRSRHGAEVATTARERRGVPARHPGVDRANRGQRVQPAEGARRDGRGGSVHGGGRGAERQVDGDPGEGAGRAGPEGGADGGGVWSCVAGTQGRRSPRRSA from the exons ATGGTGCCAGATCTCAGTCTCTCCGTGGAGCCGCTGGCTCACCGTCACTACCACCCCGCAGGACGAG GGTCACTGGGGTTCCGGGGAGTTCAGAGCCGAACAGTGCCACGGAGGACGACAAGTATTACGATGCTCAGCCGGCAGAATCCGGGAGCTGATGGTGCCGCCGGCACGCCCCTGTACCTTGGGATCGACTTCGGAACTTCAGGAGCGAGATACGCCCTGATCGACAGGCAAGGGGCCATCCATTCGGAAGGGAAACGAGCTTATGCACCT gtcggcgacgccgcggcctGGGCGAGCTCCTGGCGAGCGGCGCTTTTCCAGCTCCTCGACGACATCCCGCCGGCTCACCGGCCGTtcatctcctccatctccattgaCGGGACCTCGGCGACCACGCTCATCGTCGACAG CGAGACAGGGGAGCTCCTCGCCGGCCCGTTCCTCTACAACGAGAGCTTCCCGGACGCGCTGCCCGCCGTGGAGTCGATCGCGCCGGCGAACCACACCGTGTGCTCCGCATCCTCCACCCTCTGCAAGCTCGTGTCGTGGTGGAACACGactggcggcgccggcggcgccggctcgGCCGCCGTGCTGATGCACCAGTCCGACTGGCTCCTGTGGCTCCTGCACGGCCGGTACGGCGTCTCCGACTACAACAACGCGCTCAAGGTCGGCTACGACCCGGAGGCCGACGCCTACCCGAGCTGGCTCATGTCGCAGCCGTACGCGCCCATGCTACCCTCTGTCAGGGCACCTGGAGCTCCCATCGCTGTTGTCAAAGATGACGTGTGCTCACA GGCTCTCCAAGGAATGCGTTGTCTGCACGGGGACGACGGACAGCATCGCGGCGTTCCTTGCAGCTGGCACCACCGAGCCGGGGAGGGCGGTGACGTCGCTGGGCTCGACGATGGCGATCAAGCTGGTGAGCGAGGCCCGCGTGGACGACGCGAGGTTCGGCGTGTACAGCCACCGCCTGGACGAcacgtggctcgtcggcggggCGTCCAACACCGGGGGAGCCGTGCTCCGGCAGCTCTTCACCGACGGCGAGCTGGTGGCGCTGAGCCGGCGCATCGACCCGGCCGTCGCGTCGCCGCTCGAGTACTACCCGCTGCCGAGGAAAGGCGAGAGGTTCCCGGTCTCCGATCCCGACATGGCGCCGAG GTTGCAACCACGGCCCGAGAGCGACGCGGAGTACCTGCACGGCATCCTGGAGTCGATCGCGCGAATCGAG GCCAAAGGGTACAACCTGCTGAGGGAGCTCGGCGCGACGGCCGTGGAGGAAGTGTTCACGGCGGGGGGAGGGGCGCAGAACGACAGGTGGACGGCGATCCGGGAGAGGGTGCTGGGCGTGCCGGTCCGGAAGGCGGAGCAGACGGAGGCGGCGTATGGAGCTGCGTTGCTGGCACTCAAGGGCGCAGATCGCCGCGTAGGAGTGCCTAG
- the LOC101782481 gene encoding uncharacterized protein LOC101782481 isoform X3, producing MHLQVGDAAAWASSWRAALFQLLDDIPPAHRPFISSISIDGTSATTLIVDSETGELLAGPFLYNESFPDALPAVESIAPANHTVCSASSTLCKLVSWWNTTGGAGGAGSAAVLMHQSDWLLWLLHGRYGVSDYNNALKVGYDPEADAYPSWLMSQPYAPMLPSVRAPGAPIAVVKDDVCSQYGLSKECVVCTGTTDSIAAFLAAGTTEPGRAVTSLGSTMAIKLVSEARVDDARFGVYSHRLDDTWLVGGASNTGGAVLRQLFTDGELVALSRRIDPAVASPLEYYPLPRKGERFPVSDPDMAPRLQPRPESDAEYLHGILESIARIEAKGYNLLRELGATAVEEVFTAGGGAQNDRWTAIRERVLGVPVRKAEQTEAAYGAALLALKGADRRVGVPS from the exons ATGCACCT GCAGgtcggcgacgccgcggcctGGGCGAGCTCCTGGCGAGCGGCGCTTTTCCAGCTCCTCGACGACATCCCGCCGGCTCACCGGCCGTtcatctcctccatctccattgaCGGGACCTCGGCGACCACGCTCATCGTCGACAG CGAGACAGGGGAGCTCCTCGCCGGCCCGTTCCTCTACAACGAGAGCTTCCCGGACGCGCTGCCCGCCGTGGAGTCGATCGCGCCGGCGAACCACACCGTGTGCTCCGCATCCTCCACCCTCTGCAAGCTCGTGTCGTGGTGGAACACGactggcggcgccggcggcgccggctcgGCCGCCGTGCTGATGCACCAGTCCGACTGGCTCCTGTGGCTCCTGCACGGCCGGTACGGCGTCTCCGACTACAACAACGCGCTCAAGGTCGGCTACGACCCGGAGGCCGACGCCTACCCGAGCTGGCTCATGTCGCAGCCGTACGCGCCCATGCTACCCTCTGTCAGGGCACCTGGAGCTCCCATCGCTGTTGTCAAAGATGACGTGTGCTCACAGTACG GGCTCTCCAAGGAATGCGTTGTCTGCACGGGGACGACGGACAGCATCGCGGCGTTCCTTGCAGCTGGCACCACCGAGCCGGGGAGGGCGGTGACGTCGCTGGGCTCGACGATGGCGATCAAGCTGGTGAGCGAGGCCCGCGTGGACGACGCGAGGTTCGGCGTGTACAGCCACCGCCTGGACGAcacgtggctcgtcggcggggCGTCCAACACCGGGGGAGCCGTGCTCCGGCAGCTCTTCACCGACGGCGAGCTGGTGGCGCTGAGCCGGCGCATCGACCCGGCCGTCGCGTCGCCGCTCGAGTACTACCCGCTGCCGAGGAAAGGCGAGAGGTTCCCGGTCTCCGATCCCGACATGGCGCCGAG GTTGCAACCACGGCCCGAGAGCGACGCGGAGTACCTGCACGGCATCCTGGAGTCGATCGCGCGAATCGAG GCCAAAGGGTACAACCTGCTGAGGGAGCTCGGCGCGACGGCCGTGGAGGAAGTGTTCACGGCGGGGGGAGGGGCGCAGAACGACAGGTGGACGGCGATCCGGGAGAGGGTGCTGGGCGTGCCGGTCCGGAAGGCGGAGCAGACGGAGGCGGCGTATGGAGCTGCGTTGCTGGCACTCAAGGGCGCAGATCGCCGCGTAGGAGTGCCTAGCTAG